A single genomic interval of Psychroserpens sp. NJDZ02 harbors:
- a CDS encoding helix-turn-helix domain-containing protein, translating to MSSNKELDLANNFVNKTNRNIFLTGKAGTGKTTFLHKLKLNSLKRIVIVAPTGVAAINAKGVTIHSFFQLPFGPILPNDDLNSSGGFNRKFGKTKINIIRSLDLLIIDEISMVRADVLDGIDKTLRRYRNRNLVFGGVQVLMIGDLQQLSPVVKDNEWHLLKPFYNNAFFFSSHAYQQCNPISVELKHIYRQDNPLFINILNEIRTNSLSQASADELNKRYKPNFEPKEDEGYISLTTHNNKAEYTNKAKLEKLKGKSKTYKAKVEGKFPEFSFPNKEALVLKVGSQVMFVKNDSSADKRYFNGKIGKVILLDKDEVVVKCPDDDYNIITKPEIWENINYAVDKDTNAISENKIGSFTQIPLRLAWSITIHKSQGLTFDKAIIDSEGAFAHGQTYVALSRCKSLEGLVLKSKINSSQIISDTNVIKFNLEAEKNQPDESILQESKAHFQLTLISEIFDFYQFLYPTNRLLDIYYKNRGSFQGNIEGPLTSIKDCVAALLKVANGFKAQLLEICEVSTTPETSDEIQSRFNKAISYYKQQLDVDIIEVYKTFNFTTDNKTLDTDFNKQLDMLEELIVVKQLYFSNLDSGFSVKLFLELRAKSVFLTKEKPKKPRKTVVDGTTNVELFELLRELRNTIAEREDLVHFQIFTQKSLYEMCETLPTSQSELLNVNGFGKTRVAKYGNEIIKIIRAYCEENDIEMSNGKEMFEEAKPKRKRGDTKETSLQIFKTGKSIDQIAFERDLNVNTIFGHLASFIPSGEIKITDLISEKHYKELKALIPKQTFENLSDLKSKIANKYSYGEIRLVLDDISK from the coding sequence ATGAGCAGTAATAAAGAATTAGATTTAGCGAATAATTTCGTTAATAAAACGAACAGGAATATATTCTTAACAGGTAAAGCAGGAACAGGTAAAACTACTTTTCTTCACAAGTTAAAATTAAATTCACTTAAAAGAATAGTTATAGTTGCTCCTACTGGGGTTGCTGCTATAAATGCTAAAGGTGTTACTATACACTCATTTTTTCAATTGCCATTTGGACCTATTTTGCCTAATGACGATTTAAACTCTAGTGGTGGGTTTAATAGAAAGTTTGGTAAAACTAAAATTAATATTATTAGATCACTAGATTTATTGATTATTGATGAAATCAGTATGGTTAGAGCCGATGTGTTGGACGGTATTGATAAGACACTTCGTCGTTATAGAAATAGAAATTTAGTTTTTGGAGGCGTACAAGTTTTGATGATTGGAGATTTACAACAGTTATCTCCTGTTGTTAAAGATAATGAATGGCACTTGCTTAAACCATTTTATAATAACGCATTCTTTTTTAGTAGTCATGCTTATCAACAGTGTAATCCAATTTCTGTTGAGTTAAAGCATATATATAGACAGGACAATCCTTTGTTTATAAATATATTAAACGAAATTAGAACAAATAGCCTTTCTCAAGCATCAGCAGATGAATTAAACAAACGCTATAAACCCAATTTTGAACCAAAAGAAGATGAGGGATATATTTCTTTAACCACCCATAATAATAAGGCAGAGTATACTAATAAGGCTAAACTTGAGAAGTTAAAAGGTAAATCGAAAACTTATAAGGCGAAAGTGGAAGGAAAGTTTCCTGAGTTTTCATTTCCTAATAAAGAGGCGCTTGTGCTTAAAGTGGGTTCTCAAGTCATGTTTGTTAAAAATGATAGCTCTGCGGATAAGCGTTATTTTAACGGTAAAATTGGTAAAGTTATATTGTTAGATAAAGACGAAGTTGTTGTAAAATGTCCGGATGATGACTATAATATAATTACCAAACCCGAGATTTGGGAGAATATTAATTACGCAGTTGATAAGGATACTAACGCTATTTCGGAAAATAAAATAGGGTCTTTTACTCAGATACCGCTTCGATTGGCGTGGTCAATAACGATTCATAAAAGTCAAGGGCTTACGTTTGATAAAGCTATAATAGATTCAGAAGGTGCTTTTGCTCATGGTCAAACTTATGTGGCGCTGAGTAGATGTAAATCTTTGGAAGGTTTAGTCTTGAAAAGTAAGATTAATTCTAGTCAGATTATTAGTGATACTAATGTTATTAAGTTTAATCTGGAGGCAGAGAAAAATCAACCAGATGAAAGTATACTTCAAGAGTCTAAAGCACATTTTCAGTTAACTTTAATTTCTGAGATTTTTGATTTTTATCAATTTTTATATCCTACTAATCGTCTGTTAGATATTTATTATAAAAATAGAGGTAGTTTTCAAGGAAATATTGAAGGCCCTTTAACTAGTATAAAAGATTGTGTGGCTGCTTTACTAAAAGTGGCTAACGGGTTTAAAGCGCAATTGTTAGAAATTTGTGAAGTATCAACTACACCAGAAACAAGTGATGAGATTCAATCTAGATTTAATAAAGCCATAAGTTATTATAAACAACAACTTGATGTAGATATAATTGAAGTGTATAAAACGTTTAATTTTACTACTGATAATAAAACATTAGATACTGACTTTAATAAACAATTGGATATGTTGGAGGAGTTAATTGTTGTTAAACAATTGTATTTTTCTAATTTGGATTCTGGTTTTTCGGTTAAATTATTTTTAGAATTAAGAGCTAAATCTGTTTTTCTAACAAAAGAGAAACCTAAAAAACCTAGAAAGACAGTTGTAGATGGAACGACTAATGTTGAATTATTTGAGTTACTAAGAGAATTAAGAAATACTATTGCAGAAAGAGAGGATTTAGTTCATTTTCAAATATTCACACAAAAATCATTATATGAAATGTGCGAAACCTTACCAACAAGTCAAAGTGAATTGTTAAACGTTAATGGTTTTGGTAAAACTCGTGTTGCCAAGTACGGTAATGAGATTATAAAAATAATAAGAGCATATTGTGAGGAAAATGACATAGAAATGTCTAATGGTAAAGAAATGTTTGAAGAAGCCAAACCAAAACGGAAAAGAGGTGATACCAAAGAAACCTCTTTACAGATTTTTAAAACAGGCAAGTCAATAGATCAAATCGCTTTTGAACGTGATTTAAATGTAAATACTATATTTGGTCATCTGGCCAGTTTCATTCCATCGGGTGAAATTAAAATTACGGATTTAATTTCTGAAAAGCATTATAAGGAACTGAAAGCGTTAATTCCTAAACAGACTTTTGAAAACTTATCCGATCTAAAATCTAAAATAGCTAATAAGTATAGTTATGGTGAAATCAGATTAGTTTTAGATGATATATCTAAGTAA
- a CDS encoding acyl-CoA dehydrogenase — MDFSLTEEHIMIRDAARDFAQTELLPGVIERDNAQTFPNELVRKMGALGFMGIMVDPKYGGSGMDAISYVLIMEELSKIDASASVMVSVNNSLVCYGLEAYGNEEQKQKYLTKLATGESIGAFCLSEPEAGSDATSQKTTAIDMGDHYVINGTKNWITNGGRSDVYLVIAQTDKEKKHKGINAFIVERGTPGFDIGPKEDKLGIRGSDTHTLQFNDVKVPKENRIGEDGFGFKFAMKTLSGGRIGIAAQALGIAGGAYELALKYSKERKAFGTEICNHQAIAFKLADMYTEIEAARMLVMKAAWDKDQGNNYDMSSAMAKLYASKVAMEQTVEAVQIHGGNGFVKEYHVERMMRDAKITQIYEGTSEIQKIVISRGIIKG, encoded by the coding sequence ATGGATTTTAGCCTAACTGAAGAGCATATCATGATTCGCGATGCCGCTCGCGATTTTGCACAAACAGAATTATTACCAGGAGTTATCGAACGTGATAACGCTCAAACGTTTCCAAATGAATTGGTTCGTAAAATGGGAGCGCTTGGTTTTATGGGTATTATGGTAGACCCTAAATATGGAGGAAGTGGTATGGACGCTATTTCTTATGTATTAATTATGGAAGAATTATCTAAAATAGATGCTTCTGCTTCTGTAATGGTATCTGTAAACAACTCTTTAGTATGTTACGGACTAGAAGCTTATGGTAATGAAGAGCAAAAACAAAAATATCTAACAAAATTAGCTACAGGAGAATCTATCGGAGCGTTTTGTTTAAGCGAGCCTGAAGCTGGAAGTGATGCGACATCACAAAAAACGACAGCAATAGATATGGGCGACCATTATGTAATCAACGGTACAAAAAACTGGATTACAAATGGTGGACGTAGTGATGTTTATTTAGTAATTGCACAAACAGATAAAGAAAAGAAACATAAAGGAATTAATGCTTTTATTGTTGAAAGAGGGACACCTGGTTTTGATATTGGACCAAAAGAAGACAAATTAGGAATTAGAGGTAGTGATACACATACCCTACAATTTAATGACGTTAAAGTTCCAAAAGAAAACAGAATTGGTGAAGATGGATTTGGGTTTAAATTTGCAATGAAAACATTATCTGGTGGACGTATTGGAATTGCAGCACAAGCTTTAGGTATTGCTGGTGGTGCTTATGAGTTAGCTTTAAAATATAGTAAAGAACGTAAAGCTTTTGGTACAGAAATTTGTAACCATCAAGCAATTGCTTTTAAATTAGCTGATATGTACACTGAAATCGAGGCTGCTAGAATGTTAGTTATGAAAGCTGCTTGGGATAAAGATCAGGGTAATAACTATGATATGTCAAGTGCTATGGCTAAGTTATATGCTAGTAAAGTAGCTATGGAACAAACTGTAGAAGCTGTACAAATACATGGTGGAAATGGATTTGTAAAAGAATACCATGTAGAACGTATGATGCGTGATGCTAAAATCACTCAAATTTATGAAGGTACTTCCGAAATCCAGAAAATTGTAATTTCTAGAGGTATTATTAAAGGGTAA
- a CDS encoding anhydro-N-acetylmuramic acid kinase: protein MIKDVYNVIGVMSGTSLDGIDLALISFKKETNWSFEIITAETVSYPEYWFNKLKNLTSLERSELANIDEEYTIYLATIINQFIKQNSITVIDAVCSHGHTALHQPSLGFTLQIGNLPKLSSRINQLVVCDFRVQDVDLGGQGAPLVPIGDGLLFKDYDWCLNLGGFANISSEIKNESVAFDICPVNIVLNMYVETLGIQYDAGGELARHGKLNTTLFNDLNALSFYKETPPKSLGLEWVEQQIIPLINSFKLDAKDILHTYVMHAAFQIAKVVNQTNESSILVTGGGAFNTFLMEEITKLTSNKIVIPSSEIIEFKEALIFGFLGVLKLREEINCLKSVTGASKDHSSGKVYSPNYSDTL from the coding sequence ATGATAAAAGACGTATATAATGTTATTGGTGTTATGTCTGGTACGTCTTTGGACGGTATTGATCTTGCGCTTATTTCGTTTAAAAAAGAGACGAATTGGAGTTTTGAAATTATTACAGCGGAAACCGTATCGTATCCTGAATATTGGTTTAATAAGCTTAAAAACTTAACAAGTTTAGAGCGGTCAGAATTAGCTAATATAGATGAGGAGTATACGATTTATTTAGCAACTATAATTAATCAATTTATCAAGCAAAATAGTATTACTGTTATCGACGCGGTCTGTTCTCATGGGCATACAGCATTGCATCAACCAAGTTTAGGGTTTACGTTGCAAATTGGTAATCTACCTAAACTTTCTAGCAGAATTAATCAATTAGTTGTCTGTGATTTTAGAGTCCAAGATGTGGATTTAGGAGGTCAAGGTGCGCCATTGGTACCTATCGGAGATGGCTTATTATTTAAAGATTATGATTGGTGTTTAAATTTAGGTGGATTTGCTAATATTTCTTCAGAAATAAAAAATGAAAGTGTTGCTTTTGATATTTGTCCAGTAAACATTGTGCTAAACATGTATGTTGAAACTCTGGGGATTCAATATGATGCTGGTGGAGAATTGGCAAGACATGGGAAATTAAATACGACGCTATTTAATGATTTAAATGCATTGTCATTTTATAAAGAAACACCGCCTAAATCTCTAGGTTTAGAGTGGGTAGAACAACAAATTATTCCATTAATCAATAGTTTTAAGTTAGACGCAAAAGATATTTTACACACCTATGTTATGCATGCGGCTTTTCAAATAGCTAAAGTTGTCAATCAAACAAATGAGTCTTCGATTTTGGTTACGGGAGGCGGTGCTTTTAATACATTTTTAATGGAAGAAATTACAAAACTTACATCAAACAAAATTGTTATTCCATCTTCTGAAATTATAGAATTTAAAGAAGCTCTAATATTTGGTTTTTTAGGAGTTTTAAAGCTTAGAGAAGAAATTAATTGTTTGAAATCTGTGACGGGAGCTTCGAAAGATCATTCTTCAGGAAAAGTATATTCTCCCAACTATTCAGATACATTATAA
- a CDS encoding Glu/Leu/Phe/Val dehydrogenase dimerization domain-containing protein, with amino-acid sequence MKDLLKIYENKEPEIIFNWKDSETEAEGWTVINSLRGGAAGGGTRMRKGLDMNEVLSLAKTMEVKFTVSGPAIGGAKSGINFDPKDPRKLGVLERWYKAVSPLLKSYYGTGGDLNVDEIHEVIPITEASGVWHPQEGVFNGHFKPTEADKINRIGQLRQGVIKVLENTNFSPDVAKKYTVADMITGYGVAEAVRHYYEIYGGSVKGKRAVVQGFGNVGSAAAYYLAQMGAKVVGIIDISGGVIKEDGFSFEVIKDFFLTKDGNTLAADNMIPFAEMNERIWSLETEIFAPCAASRLVTQDQIDQMISTGLEVISCGANVPFADKEIFFGSIMEQTDERVSLIPDFISNCGMARVFAYFMERKVQMTDEAIFNDTSDIIRKAIENVHAKSSSKKEISKTAFEIALKQLV; translated from the coding sequence ATGAAAGACTTATTAAAAATTTACGAAAATAAAGAACCTGAAATTATATTTAACTGGAAAGATTCTGAAACAGAAGCAGAAGGATGGACGGTTATAAACTCATTAAGAGGAGGAGCAGCTGGTGGTGGAACTAGAATGAGAAAAGGATTGGACATGAATGAAGTCTTATCTCTGGCAAAAACAATGGAAGTGAAGTTTACCGTATCTGGACCAGCTATTGGTGGTGCCAAATCAGGAATTAATTTCGACCCAAAAGACCCAAGAAAGCTTGGTGTTTTAGAACGTTGGTACAAGGCAGTATCTCCATTATTAAAAAGTTATTATGGAACAGGAGGCGATTTAAATGTAGACGAAATCCATGAAGTAATTCCAATTACAGAAGCGTCAGGTGTTTGGCATCCACAAGAAGGTGTTTTTAATGGGCATTTCAAACCAACAGAAGCGGATAAAATTAATCGTATTGGGCAATTACGTCAAGGGGTAATAAAAGTGTTAGAAAACACTAATTTTTCTCCAGATGTTGCTAAAAAGTATACGGTTGCCGACATGATTACTGGATATGGTGTAGCAGAAGCGGTTAGACATTATTATGAGATATATGGTGGAAGCGTAAAGGGAAAACGTGCAGTAGTGCAAGGTTTTGGAAATGTAGGCTCTGCAGCAGCGTATTATTTAGCTCAAATGGGAGCTAAAGTTGTTGGAATAATTGATATTTCTGGAGGAGTGATTAAAGAAGATGGTTTTTCTTTTGAAGTAATTAAAGACTTTTTCTTAACCAAGGATGGAAATACATTAGCAGCAGATAACATGATTCCATTTGCAGAAATGAATGAACGTATTTGGTCATTAGAAACTGAAATTTTTGCACCATGTGCGGCATCTAGACTAGTCACTCAAGATCAGATTGATCAAATGATTAGTACTGGTTTAGAAGTTATTTCTTGTGGAGCAAATGTGCCATTTGCAGATAAAGAGATTTTCTTTGGATCTATTATGGAACAAACCGATGAGCGTGTAAGTTTAATACCCGATTTTATTTCAAACTGTGGTATGGCTCGTGTGTTTGCTTATTTTATGGAGCGTAAAGTACAAATGACTGATGAAGCTATTTTTAATGATACTTCAGACATTATTAGAAAAGCAATTGAAAACGTACACGCAAAAAGTTCTTCGAAAAAAGAGATTAGTAAAACTGCTTTTGAAATAGCATTAAAACAATTAGTATAA
- the nhaD gene encoding sodium:proton antiporter NhaD — translation METVIILVFVLGYLAITLEHNIKIDKLIPALVMMAISWALISLGLDSFTEWFDSANHGLVEGYAALEHDTKMHLMEETLLHHLGKTAEILVFLLGAMTIVEIIDYFDGFSTIKNFIKTKKKSKILWIFAFLAFILSAIIDNLTATIVLISILQKIVNDRNVRIWFAGLIIIAANAGGAWSPIGDVTTTMLWIGKKVTTGHLMGYLLLPSLICMLVPTFIASFLPAFKGNLADEEDTIEKPKSRFSATMLYLGLGAIVFVPIFKTVTHLPPYVGMMLALGVVAIFAEIYSSAKFSLSNHDSEESDAHAHHSPVHHSLSKIELPSILFFLGILMAVGALESLGILFGFASTLQDSMPMMGTELHHEGVSDLVIILLGIGSAVIDNVPLVAASLGMFSEPLDNELWHFIAYSAGTGGSMLIIGSAAGVVAMGMEKIDFFWYFKKISWLALVGFLAGTLVFFWTRTLF, via the coding sequence ATGGAAACAGTAATAATTTTAGTATTCGTTTTAGGTTATTTAGCCATAACGTTAGAACACAATATAAAAATAGATAAATTAATCCCGGCATTAGTCATGATGGCTATAAGTTGGGCGTTAATATCTTTAGGTTTAGATTCTTTTACAGAATGGTTTGATTCTGCTAATCATGGATTGGTTGAAGGTTATGCCGCTTTAGAGCATGACACCAAGATGCATTTAATGGAAGAAACCTTATTGCATCATTTAGGTAAAACGGCTGAGATCTTAGTATTCTTATTAGGTGCGATGACCATTGTTGAAATTATCGATTATTTTGATGGTTTTTCTACAATTAAAAACTTCATTAAAACAAAGAAGAAAAGTAAGATTTTATGGATTTTTGCATTTTTAGCATTTATCCTTTCTGCTATAATTGATAACTTAACAGCAACTATTGTATTAATTTCTATTTTACAAAAAATTGTTAACGACAGAAATGTTCGTATTTGGTTTGCAGGTTTAATTATTATTGCTGCCAATGCGGGAGGTGCTTGGTCTCCTATTGGAGATGTGACGACTACAATGCTTTGGATTGGTAAAAAAGTAACGACAGGACATTTGATGGGGTATTTATTATTACCATCATTAATATGTATGTTAGTACCGACATTTATAGCATCGTTTTTACCTGCTTTTAAAGGTAATCTAGCAGATGAAGAAGATACAATAGAAAAACCAAAAAGTAGATTTAGCGCTACAATGTTATATTTAGGATTAGGAGCAATTGTATTTGTACCAATCTTTAAAACAGTGACGCATTTACCACCTTATGTTGGTATGATGTTAGCGTTAGGTGTTGTTGCTATTTTTGCTGAGATTTATAGTTCGGCTAAATTTAGTTTATCTAATCACGATTCTGAAGAAAGTGATGCACACGCACACCATAGTCCTGTACACCATTCTTTATCAAAAATTGAGTTACCAAGTATCTTATTTTTCTTAGGAATTTTAATGGCTGTTGGAGCACTAGAGTCTTTAGGGATCTTATTCGGATTTGCTTCTACATTACAAGATAGTATGCCAATGATGGGAACAGAATTACATCATGAAGGTGTTTCTGATTTAGTTATTATTTTACTAGGTATTGGATCTGCCGTTATTGATAATGTACCATTGGTAGCAGCTAGTTTAGGAATGTTCTCAGAACCATTGGATAACGAGCTTTGGCATTTTATCGCGTATTCTGCAGGAACAGGAGGAAGTATGTTAATTATCGGTTCGGCTGCAGGTGTTGTTGCTATGGGAATGGAAAAAATTGATTTCTTCTGGTATTTCAAAAAAATATCATGGTTAGCTTTAGTAGGGTTTTTAGCTGGGACATTAGTATTCTTTTGGACAAGAACTTTATTTTAA
- a CDS encoding MotA/TolQ/ExbB proton channel family protein, translated as MISTLIQETAQAVDPLLEGEPVEKTLSIIELVTTGGTAGIIIIALLFVLLVMAVYIYFERIFAIKEASKIDSNFMNQIKDYVSNGKIESAQNLCTTVDSPVSRLISKGVSRIGKPLDDINTAIENAGRLEIYSLEKNVSVLATISGAAPMIGFLGTVIGMILSIFEIANSGGSIDIKTLADGLYTAMTTTVGGLIVGIVAYIAYNHLVVKTDKVVYQMEAHSLEFLDLLNEPS; from the coding sequence ATGATAAGTACATTAATTCAAGAGACTGCTCAAGCGGTAGATCCTTTATTAGAAGGAGAGCCAGTTGAGAAAACATTATCAATAATTGAACTAGTTACCACAGGAGGTACAGCAGGAATAATAATAATAGCATTGCTTTTTGTATTATTAGTAATGGCGGTTTATATTTATTTTGAACGCATATTTGCAATAAAAGAAGCTTCAAAAATTGATTCAAATTTTATGAATCAAATAAAAGACTATGTTAGTAATGGTAAGATTGAGTCCGCTCAAAACTTATGTACTACTGTCGATTCTCCAGTATCTAGACTAATAAGTAAAGGGGTTTCTCGAATTGGTAAACCTTTAGATGATATTAATACAGCTATTGAAAACGCAGGACGATTAGAAATTTATAGTTTAGAAAAAAACGTAAGTGTTTTGGCAACTATATCTGGAGCAGCACCAATGATTGGTTTCCTTGGAACCGTTATTGGAATGATACTATCTATCTTTGAGATTGCAAATTCTGGAGGTTCAATAGACATAAAAACATTGGCAGATGGATTATATACAGCAATGACAACGACTGTTGGTGGTTTAATTGTTGGTATTGTCGCTTATATAGCCTATAATCATTTAGTTGTAAAAACAGATAAAGTAGTGTATCAAATGGAAGCACACTCTTTAGAGTTTTTAGACTTATTAAACGAACCTAGCTAA
- a CDS encoding ExbD/TolR family protein, which yields MRLRGRNKVSPEFNMSSMTDIVFLLLIFFMIASTLVSAEAIDLLLPKSTSKTTQTKNVSVSVDKDVNYYVDMKQVSKAQLEAEVIAKVGNVESPTITIRSDETVEMQHVVFIMDIANRNKIKSTLAVKAQ from the coding sequence ATGCGATTAAGAGGAAGAAATAAAGTATCACCAGAATTTAATATGTCGTCCATGACGGACATTGTGTTTCTGTTGCTTATCTTTTTTATGATTGCATCAACGTTGGTGTCTGCAGAGGCTATAGATTTATTATTACCTAAATCTACAAGTAAGACGACTCAGACTAAAAATGTATCTGTAAGTGTTGACAAAGATGTCAATTATTATGTAGATATGAAGCAAGTATCAAAAGCGCAATTGGAGGCAGAGGTAATAGCAAAAGTTGGTAATGTAGAGTCGCCAACAATTACTATTAGATCTGATGAAACTGTAGAAATGCAACATGTTGTTTTTATAATGGATATTGCAAACAGAAACAAGATCAAATCGACATTGGCAGTAAAAGCACAATAA
- a CDS encoding energy transducer TonB — protein MKYLKTKHEQNSAKITALIMLILILLLFVVGQNYTDPPEEFGVAINFGGSSGGGGGAPAQAAAPPTETQPEETEPQVEEQQEAAATPTSQENVITQEDEEAVLIKKQQEQAKKENDAKEKAKADKLAQEKAEKAAKAAAEAAEKKRQDDIRKANDALINGISNSDSASDSNSNGPGNGPGNGSGSGNSYGTSHFGDGSGQGNGDGVGYGLNGRGKPDYRKIVQECNESGLVVVRIEVDRSGKVVKAVPGVKGTKNTAACLLEPARKMALTHKWKADPKAPEPQVGYVSINFKLGQ, from the coding sequence ATGAAATATTTAAAAACCAAACACGAACAGAACTCAGCAAAAATAACAGCATTAATTATGCTGATATTAATATTGCTCTTATTTGTGGTTGGTCAAAATTATACGGATCCACCAGAAGAATTTGGTGTAGCCATTAACTTTGGAGGTTCTTCTGGAGGAGGAGGAGGTGCGCCAGCGCAAGCAGCAGCACCGCCAACTGAAACTCAACCAGAAGAAACTGAACCTCAAGTAGAAGAGCAACAAGAGGCTGCAGCTACGCCAACTTCTCAGGAAAATGTTATAACTCAAGAAGATGAAGAGGCTGTTTTAATTAAGAAACAACAGGAGCAGGCTAAAAAAGAAAATGATGCTAAAGAAAAAGCTAAGGCTGATAAATTAGCACAAGAAAAGGCTGAAAAAGCTGCTAAAGCTGCTGCAGAAGCAGCCGAAAAAAAGAGACAAGATGATATTAGAAAAGCTAATGATGCTTTAATTAATGGTATTAGTAATTCTGATAGCGCATCCGACTCAAATAGTAATGGACCAGGTAATGGGCCTGGTAATGGATCTGGATCGGGTAACTCTTATGGGACAAGTCACTTTGGTGATGGCTCAGGACAAGGAAACGGAGATGGTGTTGGATACGGTTTAAATGGTCGAGGGAAACCAGACTATAGAAAAATAGTACAAGAGTGTAACGAATCAGGATTAGTTGTTGTTAGAATTGAAGTTGACCGTTCTGGTAAAGTTGTAAAAGCAGTTCCAGGTGTTAAAGGGACTAAAAATACAGCTGCTTGTCTATTAGAACCAGCACGCAAAATGGCATTGACACATAAATGGAAAGCAGATCCTAAAGCGCCAGAGCCTCAAGTTGGATACGTAAGTATCAATTTTAAATTAGGTCAATAA
- a CDS encoding bifunctional folylpolyglutamate synthase/dihydrofolate synthase: MTYLDTVNWMFSQLPMYQKQGQTAFKKDLTNTLNLAKHLKNPQRKFKSIHVAGTNGKGSSSHMLASILQDAGYKVGLYTSPHLKDFRERIKINGKEVTKAFVIDFIKQNKTFLEANKLSFFEMTVGMAFDYFAKQNVDIAVIEVGLGGRLDSTNIITPEVSLITNIGLDHIQFLGDTLKLIASEKAGIIKPNIPVVISETQLETQSVFTAFAEKNNSPIHFADHAKNEALATDLKGSYQSKNIKGVLQTVKQLRLKGFEVSDKNIKSGLLNSVKNTGLKGRWQILNASPKVICDTAHNKEGLTLAMQQLLQEKYHKLHIVFGVVNDKDVASILPLLPKVATYYFCKPDVPRGLGQHVLMDVFISKGFQGTAYASVDIAYKEALKAASKDDVIYIGGSTFVVAEVV; encoded by the coding sequence ATGACTTATTTAGACACGGTCAATTGGATGTTTTCTCAACTTCCAATGTATCAAAAACAAGGTCAGACTGCTTTTAAAAAAGACTTAACTAATACTTTAAATTTAGCTAAGCATCTTAAAAACCCACAACGCAAATTTAAATCTATACATGTTGCTGGAACTAATGGAAAAGGGTCTAGCAGTCATATGCTAGCTTCTATTTTACAGGACGCTGGTTATAAAGTAGGTTTGTATACCTCTCCACATTTAAAAGATTTTAGAGAACGGATTAAAATTAATGGCAAAGAAGTCACTAAAGCATTTGTTATTGATTTTATAAAACAAAATAAAACCTTTCTAGAAGCTAATAAACTGTCGTTTTTTGAAATGACAGTAGGTATGGCTTTTGATTATTTTGCAAAACAGAACGTGGATATTGCAGTAATTGAAGTTGGTTTAGGCGGTCGTTTAGATTCCACTAATATTATTACGCCCGAGGTGTCTTTAATAACTAATATTGGTTTGGATCATATTCAATTTTTAGGGGATACTCTAAAATTAATAGCTTCAGAAAAAGCGGGCATAATTAAACCTAATATTCCAGTTGTGATTAGTGAAACGCAATTAGAAACTCAATCTGTTTTTACCGCTTTCGCTGAAAAAAATAATAGCCCCATACATTTTGCAGATCATGCTAAAAACGAAGCTTTGGCAACAGACTTAAAAGGGAGTTATCAATCCAAGAATATTAAAGGTGTTTTGCAAACTGTTAAACAGTTAAGATTAAAAGGATTTGAGGTTTCTGATAAAAATATAAAAAGCGGATTGCTCAATTCCGTAAAAAACACGGGTTTAAAAGGGCGTTGGCAGATCTTAAATGCTAGCCCTAAAGTTATATGCGACACTGCGCATAATAAAGAAGGCTTGACTTTAGCCATGCAACAATTATTGCAAGAAAAATATCATAAACTTCATATTGTATTTGGTGTTGTTAACGATAAAGATGTAGCATCTATATTACCTTTGTTACCAAAAGTAGCAACGTATTACTTCTGCAAACCAGATGTACCTAGAGGTTTGGGACAACACGTTTTAATGGATGTCTTTATTTCTAAAGGATTTCAAGGGACTGCATATGCTTCAGTTGATATTGCTTACAAAGAAGCCTTAAAAGCAGCTTCGAAAGATGATGTAATTTATATTGGAGGTAGTACTTTTGTGGTTGCTGAAGTGGTTTAA